The following coding sequences are from one Rutidosis leptorrhynchoides isolate AG116_Rl617_1_P2 chromosome 11, CSIRO_AGI_Rlap_v1, whole genome shotgun sequence window:
- the LOC139875782 gene encoding DNA ligase 1-like, with translation MSNARATTNKNKSQSSSSSASPKKRKTLVSKQQIDSIQIVKPIEPKQEAASNPDQKEQKPHVSNGSNQVLANPNFEEEKRSKKQKVSTVDDSITQLKKKAVKFDPKTAAYWDEGERVPFLFLGRVFDAVSNESGRIAITEIVCNMLRTVIDTTPDDLVAVVYLLANRIAPAHDWLELGIGDASIIKALAEACGAKETHIKKQYKELGDLGLVAKASRSSQPLMRKPQPLTVAKVFDTFRVIAKVDVCIYAFDLLYVNGHQLLQEQLNIRRERLYESFEEEPGFFQLATAITSDDLEEIQTFLDTAVNASCEGLIIKTLTKDATYEPAKRSNNWLKLKKDYMDSTVTR, from the exons ATGTCCAACGCACGTGCCACCACCAACAAGAACAAATCCCAATCATCATCTTCTTCAGCTTCCCCTAAAAAACGTAAAACCCTAGTATCAAAACAGCAAATTGATTCCATCCAAATTGTCAAACCAATTGAACCTAAACAGGAAGCAGCTTCAAATCCAGACCAAAAGGAACAAAAGCCCCATGTCTCAAACGGGTCTAATCAAGTTCTCGCAAACCCTAATTTTGAAGAAGAAAAGAGGTCGAAGAAACAAAAGGTTAGTACTGTTGATGATAGTATCACTCAATTGAAGAAGAAAGCTGTTAAGTTTGATCCTAAAACTGCTGCGTATTGGGATGAAGGAGAACGTGTGCCGTTTTTGTTTCTTGGTAGGGTTTTTGATGCGGTATCAAATGAATCGGGTCGAATTGCAATTACTGAAATTGTATGTAATATGTTGAGGACTGTGATTGATACAACACCTGATGATTTGGTGGCTGTTGTATATCTTTTAGCGAATCGAATTGCACCGGCTCATGACTGGTTAGAGCTAGGAATTGGGGATGCTTCGATTATTAAGGCATTAGCTGAAGCTTGTGGTGCTAAAGAAACACATATTAAAAAGCAATATAAG GAATTGGGAGACTTGGGTCTTGTTGCAAAAGCGAGTAGATCGTCACAACCGTTGATGCGGAAACCACAACCATTGACAGTGGCTAAAGTGTTTGATACTTTTCGGGTTATTGCTAAG GTTGATGTATGCATCTACGCTTTCGATTTGTTGTATGTGAATGGACACCAGCTTTTACAGGAACAACTTAACATTCGAAGAGAG CGTCTATATGAATCGTTTGAGGAAGAACCTGGATTTTTCCAGCTTGCAACAGCCATAACATCAGACGATCTAGAAGAGATTCAAACATTTTTAGATACTGCTGTTAACgccag TTGTGAGGGACTGATTATCAAAACGTTAACTAAAGATGCTACATATGAGCCTGCAAAGCGATCGAATAACTGGCTCAAGTTAAAGAAAGACTATATGGACAG